In the genome of Montipora foliosa isolate CH-2021 chromosome 3, ASM3666993v2, whole genome shotgun sequence, one region contains:
- the LOC137994999 gene encoding uncharacterized protein isoform X1: MRRKHLRQRKPTPKLIFLTPRFISIKMKISLLLLAALSVNMLFHMSLKEAQASVVNELLDDEISVLGEEIEKRSSRKPCGFTWRCRRRSKRRGRSLQKRDKLSEYDGSFSRGHSNFDEALDNDVIDAV, encoded by the exons ATG CGACGGAAACATCTGCGGCAAAGAAAACCTACGCCAAAACTCATTTTTTTGACCCCTCG TTTTATTAGCATCAAGATGAAAATTTCACTTCTGCTTCTGGCAGCGCTGAGCGTGAATATGTTGTTTCATATGTCACTTAAAGAAGCGCAAGCATCGGTGGTGAATGAACTGTTGGATGATGAAATCTCAGTACTGggagaagaaattgaaaagagAAGCAGTCGGAAACCATGTGGCTTCACGTGGAGATGCCGAAGACGTAGTAAAAGAAGAGGACGCTCTTTGCAGAAAAGG GATAAACTATCAGAGTACGATGGATCATTTTCTCGTGGTCATAGTAATTTCGACGAAGCATTGGATAATGACGTCATTGATGCAGTATAA